The following DNA comes from Candidatus Nitrosotalea okcheonensis.
AAAAACGGCATGACGGAAACAATCAAACTATCAACAGATCAAATAAAACTGATGTCACTTTTTCAGAATGTGACAGGAGCTACAGCACGAGACTGTATTGAAGACGAGAAACAAGACCGAGTTATATTCGTGGTAAATCATGGTAAAATGGGGTTAGCCATTGGAAAAGGCGGTTCTACAATAAAGAATCTGCAAAATGTAGTAAAACGAAATGTTGAGCTTGTAGAATATTCTGAAGAACCATCTGAATTTCTAAAAAATATGCTTAATCCAAAATTAGTTTCTGAAGTGAAAATAAATAAGAGACTTGATGGTTCACTTCAAGCAATTATTCTAGTTGATGCAAAAAAGAAAGGAATTGTAGTGGGCAGAGAAGGCCGCAATGCAGAAAAAGCAAGACTCTTAGCAAAGAGATACTTTCAAATTTCCAGTGTTCTTATTCAAAGTCCGGAGAAAATAATGGAGTAATGGTATGGCAAAATCACCTTTAGGTCTATTTGCAGGGAGAGTTCTCAAAGATAAGAGAAAGCGACAGAAATGGTCTATTGGTACCTATAAAAGAAGAGAATTAGGTCTTGATAAGAAAGCAAGTCCTCTTGGAGGCGCTCCACAAGCTAGAGGTATAGTTTTAGAAAAAGTTGGAATAGAAGCAAAGCAGCCAAACTCTGC
Coding sequences within:
- a CDS encoding NusA-like transcription termination signal-binding factor, whose translation is MTETIKLSTDQIKLMSLFQNVTGATARDCIEDEKQDRVIFVVNHGKMGLAIGKGGSTIKNLQNVVKRNVELVEYSEEPSEFLKNMLNPKLVSEVKINKRLDGSLQAIILVDAKKKGIVVGREGRNAEKARLLAKRYFQISSVLIQSPEKIME